A single genomic interval of Lathyrus oleraceus cultivar Zhongwan6 chromosome 7, CAAS_Psat_ZW6_1.0, whole genome shotgun sequence harbors:
- the LOC127105160 gene encoding uncharacterized protein LOC127105160: MASQLSHNQKLEPWHSLAGKVVLVTGASSGIGRDFCLDLALAGCCLILAARRIDRLQSLCNEINGQLEESKNQQAVAIELDIAADSSTIEKYVQKAWEAFGHIDVLINNAGIRGNVRSPLDLSEEEWNELFRTNTTGTWLVSKYVCKLMRDSKRKGSIINISSIAGLERGNWPGAIAYASSKAGVNMLTKAMALELGAYKIRVNSISPGLFKSEVTENLMKKDWVKMVAKKIVPLKDLGTSNPALTSMVRYLIHDSSEYVTGNIFIVDSGTTIPGVPIFSSL; this comes from the exons ATGGCAAGTCAGCTTTCCCACAACCAGAAATTAGAGCCGTGGCACAGCCTAGCTGGAAAAGTTGTTCTTGTTACTGGGGCTTCTTCTGGTATAGGTCGTGACTTCTGCCTTGATCTTGCTCTAGCCGGCTGTTGCCTCATCTTGGCGGCTCGTCGGATAGACCGACTACAGTCACTCTGCAACGAAATTAATGGACAGTTAGAGGAGTCAAAAAACCAGCAGGCTGTGGCCATAGAGCTTGACATCGCCGCAGACAGCTCCACCATAGAGAAGTATGTGCAGAAGGCGTGGGAAGCTTTTGGGCATATTGATGTGTTAATAAATAATGCTGGTATTAGAG GAAATGTGAGATCACCTTTGGATTTGTCTGAGGAGGAATGGAATGAATTGTTTAGAACAAACACAACTGGTACATGGTTGGTGTCAAAATATGTATGCAAACTCATGCGAGATTCAAAGAGGAAAGGATCAATTATCAATATCTCTTCAATTGCTGGCTTAGAAAGGGGGAATTGGCCTGGAGCTATTGCATATGCTTCTTCAAAGGCAGGTGTCAATATGCTAACAAAG GCGATGGCATTGGAATTGGGGGCATACAAAATAAGAGTGAATTCAATATCACCCGGACTTTTCAAATCTGAAGTCACTGAAAATTTGATGAAGAAAGATTGGGTAAAAATGGTGGCCAAAAAAATAGTACCATTGAAAGATCTTGGCACTTCAAATCCAGCATTAACATCAATGGTTCGCTACTTAATTCATGACTCTTCTGAATATGTGACCGGAAATATTTTTATCGTTGATTCCGGTACTACCATACCTGGGGTGCCTATATTTTCATCTCTATGA